The Kocuria sp. TGY1127_2 genome includes a window with the following:
- a CDS encoding acyl-CoA desaturase produces the protein MNTDQYARAFRNLSEEVHKAGLIRRQYTFYWSMILGCVAVLLGLLAVVIVLGATWYQMITAALIGAVLAQIGFLSHEAAHREVFASRAWNEWVSRILSGTLMGMSYSWWMNKHNTHHAHPNQEGKDPDVESTVLTFTPEASQRRTGLSAKLAARQGVYFVPLLLLEGFNLHVQSLKMLFSSPAVPHRVVEISLILIRHIAYLTLLFTMLPAGMAVAFVGVQVGSFGLLLGGAFALNHIGMPTVPSGTRIDFLRRQVVMSRNIHDGLLVRVLMGGLQYQIEHHLFPAAPRTSLPALQKIVRKYCQQYDIPYEQRTLPEAAVTVVSYLNQVGLKNRDPYVCPLVQQYRG, from the coding sequence ATGAACACGGACCAGTACGCCAGAGCCTTCCGGAACCTGAGTGAAGAAGTCCATAAGGCCGGTTTGATCCGCCGGCAGTACACTTTCTATTGGTCAATGATCCTTGGGTGTGTAGCGGTCTTGTTGGGACTGTTGGCCGTCGTGATCGTCCTGGGTGCGACCTGGTATCAGATGATAACCGCCGCCCTGATCGGAGCCGTGTTGGCCCAGATAGGCTTTCTCTCTCATGAGGCGGCCCATCGAGAGGTCTTTGCATCCCGGGCATGGAACGAATGGGTTTCTCGAATCCTGTCCGGCACGCTCATGGGCATGAGCTACAGCTGGTGGATGAACAAGCACAACACCCACCACGCCCATCCCAATCAGGAAGGCAAGGATCCCGACGTCGAATCGACGGTACTGACGTTTACTCCCGAAGCCAGTCAGCGGAGGACCGGGCTGAGTGCCAAGCTGGCCGCACGTCAAGGCGTCTACTTCGTGCCACTGTTGCTTCTCGAGGGATTCAACCTGCACGTCCAATCTCTGAAGATGCTCTTCTCTTCCCCTGCAGTACCTCACCGGGTCGTAGAAATAAGCCTCATCCTCATTCGACACATCGCATATTTGACACTGTTGTTCACCATGCTGCCTGCGGGTATGGCGGTTGCCTTTGTGGGTGTCCAGGTCGGCTCCTTCGGCCTCCTTTTGGGAGGTGCCTTCGCTCTGAACCACATCGGGATGCCCACTGTCCCGTCGGGAACCCGCATCGATTTTCTCCGTCGTCAGGTGGTCATGTCACGCAATATCCACGACGGACTGCTGGTGCGAGTTCTGATGGGCGGTCTCCAGTACCAGATCGAGCATCACTTATTTCCCGCCGCGCCGCGGACCAGCCTTCCCGCCTTACAAAAAATAGTCCGCAAATACTGCCAGCAATACGACATCCCTTATGAACAAAGAACCCTGCCCGAGGCGGCAGTGACCGTCGTGTCGTATTTGAATCAAGTTGGGCTCAAAAACAGGGACCCATATGTCTGCCCCTTGGTGCAGCAATACCGAGGTTGA
- a CDS encoding APC family permease — MTKHPQDGPGAARSAAARVPSSDPATRSLKRNVTGFLLYVFILGDVLGAGIYALVGQIAGEVGGVTWIPMTVALLLALLTAASYAELVTKYPRAGGSAVFAERAFNSPLVSYLVGFAMLAAGVVSAAALALAFAGDYLGSFVHINPVLGAIIFLCLVAALNMRGIKESLRSNVIMTMIEFSGLLVVIICVGVLVANHGGDLTRATSFANDVQPIPAVLGAAILSYYSFVGFETSANIIEEVRHPSKVYPRALFGALITAGVMYALVGTAASVAVDSNTLAQSSGPLSTVMGATGVPIPAWIFSLIALVAVANGSLLTMIMASRLAYGMARQGILPSPLARVLPRRRTPWIAILVTTVCAIGLTVAGSVAVLAETVVILLLLVFLSTNVAVLVLRREEVPHQHFRAWTFVPVLAMISCLVLISQQTGEVWLRGAAIMVIGLVIYAALGLSKRYRGRR; from the coding sequence ATGACGAAGCATCCGCAAGACGGGCCGGGTGCCGCCAGGTCCGCCGCAGCCCGGGTTCCATCCAGTGACCCGGCCACGAGAAGCCTCAAACGGAATGTGACCGGATTCCTGCTCTACGTCTTCATTCTCGGCGATGTCTTGGGGGCTGGCATTTACGCCTTGGTCGGCCAAATCGCTGGCGAGGTCGGCGGCGTTACGTGGATTCCGATGACGGTCGCTCTGCTTTTGGCTCTGTTGACCGCGGCCTCGTACGCGGAACTGGTAACCAAATATCCCCGTGCCGGCGGCTCAGCCGTCTTCGCCGAAAGAGCATTCAACTCTCCGTTGGTTTCATATCTAGTGGGTTTTGCCATGCTGGCCGCCGGCGTCGTCAGCGCAGCGGCTTTGGCTCTTGCTTTCGCCGGGGATTACCTCGGTTCGTTCGTGCATATCAATCCAGTATTGGGCGCAATTATATTTCTTTGCCTGGTGGCAGCGCTCAATATGCGTGGAATCAAGGAATCTTTGCGATCCAACGTGATCATGACCATGATCGAGTTCAGTGGTTTGCTGGTCGTCATCATTTGCGTAGGTGTTCTCGTGGCGAACCACGGGGGCGATCTCACTCGGGCAACTTCTTTTGCGAATGATGTCCAGCCTATTCCGGCTGTGCTGGGGGCGGCCATCCTGTCCTATTACTCATTCGTGGGATTTGAGACCTCAGCGAACATCATTGAGGAAGTCCGACATCCCAGCAAGGTTTATCCGCGCGCGCTTTTCGGCGCTCTCATCACGGCGGGCGTGATGTACGCACTCGTCGGCACTGCCGCGTCCGTTGCCGTGGATTCGAATACGTTGGCGCAGTCCTCGGGGCCGCTGAGTACTGTGATGGGTGCGACAGGTGTGCCCATCCCGGCCTGGATCTTCAGTCTGATTGCGCTAGTGGCTGTGGCAAACGGATCTTTGCTGACCATGATCATGGCCAGTCGCCTGGCGTATGGAATGGCTCGGCAAGGGATCCTGCCATCCCCTTTGGCAAGAGTGCTTCCACGCAGGCGAACTCCATGGATTGCCATCCTCGTGACGACGGTGTGCGCCATTGGCCTGACGGTGGCAGGTTCCGTGGCCGTCCTGGCAGAGACCGTGGTCATATTGCTCTTGCTCGTCTTTCTCAGTACCAACGTCGCGGTATTGGTCCTGAGGCGCGAAGAGGTTCCACACCAGCATTTCCGTGCGTGGACTTTCGTGCCGGTCCTGGCCATGATCTCCTGCCTGGTCCTGATCTCTCAGCAGACAGGTGAGGTTTGGCTGAGAGGGGCGGCCATCATGGTCATAGGCTTAGTAATCTACGCGGCCCTTGGTCTCAGTAAGCGATACCGCGGCCGACGGTGA
- a CDS encoding Lrp/AsnC family transcriptional regulator, with product MAKSSRANHRDVKDYRDLDAALIRALQENGRASIHELSQTLDASRDLVSQRVRRLVDEDGLKIVAAVDPGHAGRQVLIHAMVDIDGAARPVASKLSQFTDTVLVSMVSGPRPIVFESRHGNHEEMEMLLDEVRAIPSVRSIRITTYAEVIKGFFVAKTRKEISPDPIDFDIIAMLQQDGRTSYAVLSEAVHLSPSSVRERVAKLLDAGVIRISAIQPGGISRSRFSIGLGISARGNIDDIREHLRTTPNIDFAARTYGNHDFIATANSHVSSKVLEVIEDLRALPGVASLDSWTHLDLIKEEYARRVGQVLRP from the coding sequence TTGGCAAAGTCGTCGCGGGCCAATCACCGAGATGTCAAGGATTACAGGGACCTTGATGCCGCTCTCATTCGGGCGCTGCAGGAGAACGGCCGGGCAAGCATCCACGAACTGTCACAGACCCTGGATGCCTCACGCGATCTGGTATCTCAGCGCGTCCGTCGTCTTGTGGACGAAGACGGTCTCAAGATTGTAGCGGCGGTTGACCCTGGTCATGCCGGTCGACAAGTGCTGATCCACGCGATGGTCGACATCGACGGTGCCGCTAGACCGGTGGCATCGAAGCTCTCACAATTCACCGACACGGTACTCGTGTCCATGGTCAGCGGACCACGTCCCATCGTCTTCGAATCCCGGCACGGGAACCACGAGGAAATGGAAATGCTGCTCGACGAGGTACGAGCGATCCCTTCCGTCCGTTCCATCCGCATCACCACGTATGCCGAAGTCATCAAAGGGTTCTTCGTCGCCAAGACCCGCAAGGAGATCTCCCCAGACCCCATCGACTTCGATATCATCGCAATGCTGCAACAGGATGGCCGAACCAGCTATGCCGTGTTGTCCGAAGCAGTCCACCTCTCCCCCTCGTCGGTTCGCGAACGCGTCGCAAAACTTCTCGATGCCGGCGTCATCCGCATCTCCGCCATCCAACCGGGCGGGATTTCTCGGAGTCGGTTCTCCATCGGCCTTGGGATCTCCGCCCGCGGCAACATCGATGACATCCGCGAACATCTGCGCACCACACCGAATATTGACTTCGCGGCACGCACTTATGGCAACCACGACTTCATTGCAACTGCCAACAGCCATGTGTCGAGTAAAGTCCTCGAAGTCATTGAGGATCTCAGAGCACTGCCAGGGGTCGCGTCATTGGACTCTTGGACCCACCTCGACCTCATCAAGGAGGAGTACGCCCGCAGAGTGGGGCAAGTTCTGAGACCGTGA
- a CDS encoding thiamine pyrophosphate-binding protein yields the protein METQKKRTTGWAVMEMLRGYGIDTVFGIPGTHNLEFYRPLTDLGIRAVTTRHEQGAGYAADGWSLQSGLPGVVLTTSGPGLLNALSAAGTAFCESRPMIILSPGQPRGARFADAGTLHETKDQLGAASAVVEWARRVTTVAEAIGSIHDAFELFATSRPRPVYIEIPLDLLDEVTEVDSSLLKPQTFDPVPPPGAEAIAEAARRLTTAASPTILAGGGARSAASEVRHLAERLGAPVVTTLNGKGVLDETHPLSLGSNLRLPSIREYARSADVLLVIGSKLGDAELWVDRLDATGSVIRVDILESQINKNQQAELGLVGEASAVIGALVQELGDGEASNPEPIVAELLNSAHDDCRKLSAQNTQLSEDIVSALPDDAILATDSSRIAYGGLLNVFSASRPNSTPYMGTFATLGYGLPAALGARIAAPERASFAVIGDGALMFSVQEFITVVEQDQDVTVVVVDNGGYGEIRQNEADLGIPPIGVDLLQPDWVGLAAAFGGAGTRVRTRAGLAAAMDSAMVAGGLQVIHIDVAEYTHEEDL from the coding sequence ATGGAGACGCAGAAGAAGAGGACCACCGGTTGGGCCGTCATGGAGATGCTGAGAGGTTACGGCATCGACACCGTCTTCGGCATTCCCGGGACTCACAACCTCGAGTTCTATCGTCCGCTGACTGACTTGGGCATTCGAGCCGTCACGACCCGGCACGAGCAAGGCGCCGGATACGCGGCCGACGGATGGTCACTGCAGAGCGGACTTCCCGGCGTCGTACTCACGACCAGCGGGCCCGGCCTGCTCAATGCGCTTTCGGCCGCAGGCACGGCCTTCTGCGAATCCCGGCCCATGATCATCCTGTCACCGGGACAACCGCGTGGAGCCAGGTTCGCCGACGCAGGGACTTTGCACGAGACCAAGGACCAATTGGGTGCCGCCTCCGCGGTCGTTGAATGGGCGCGTCGCGTCACGACGGTCGCAGAAGCGATAGGTTCCATTCACGACGCCTTCGAGCTGTTCGCGACGTCCCGGCCCCGGCCCGTCTACATTGAGATCCCTCTCGACCTTCTCGACGAGGTCACCGAGGTAGACTCATCCCTCCTCAAGCCCCAGACATTCGACCCCGTGCCTCCTCCCGGCGCTGAGGCCATTGCCGAGGCGGCGCGAAGGCTGACCACAGCCGCGTCCCCGACGATCTTGGCCGGAGGCGGTGCCCGATCTGCCGCCTCCGAGGTGCGTCACCTTGCTGAGCGTTTGGGAGCCCCCGTGGTCACAACTCTCAACGGCAAAGGCGTGCTCGACGAGACGCACCCGCTCTCTCTGGGTTCCAACCTGCGTTTGCCCTCGATTCGCGAGTACGCCAGGTCGGCAGACGTGCTGCTGGTCATCGGGTCGAAGCTCGGAGACGCCGAACTCTGGGTTGATCGTCTTGACGCAACCGGTTCCGTCATCCGGGTCGATATCCTCGAATCGCAGATCAACAAGAACCAGCAGGCAGAACTCGGCCTCGTCGGAGAGGCCTCCGCCGTGATCGGCGCTCTTGTCCAGGAGCTCGGAGACGGCGAGGCAAGTAACCCGGAGCCCATCGTTGCCGAGCTCTTGAACTCTGCTCACGACGATTGCCGGAAATTGTCCGCGCAGAACACGCAACTATCTGAGGACATCGTTTCTGCGCTGCCGGATGATGCGATTCTGGCAACCGACTCCTCACGGATCGCCTACGGCGGCCTGCTTAATGTTTTCTCCGCGTCGAGACCGAACTCGACTCCGTACATGGGGACCTTCGCGACTCTCGGTTATGGACTGCCCGCCGCTCTCGGCGCGCGGATCGCCGCCCCCGAAAGGGCGTCTTTCGCCGTGATCGGTGACGGTGCGCTGATGTTCTCCGTGCAGGAATTCATCACAGTGGTCGAACAAGACCAGGACGTCACCGTCGTCGTTGTCGACAACGGCGGCTACGGAGAGATCAGACAGAATGAGGCCGATCTCGGTATACCTCCGATCGGTGTTGACCTCCTCCAACCCGATTGGGTGGGACTGGCTGCAGCTTTCGGAGGGGCTGGGACTCGTGTGAGGACACGGGCAGGCCTGGCGGCTGCAATGGATTCCGCCATGGTTGCCGGAGGTCTACAGGTGATCCACATTGACGTTGCCGAGTACACACACGAGGAGGATCTGTGA
- a CDS encoding MFS transporter has translation MSSTNLGREKTHKKALRSGFAAAVGTTVEWYDFYVYATAAAIVFPQLFFPEVDRSLGTLASFGTYAVAFFMRPIGGVLFGHIGDKLGRKPALTITLMVMGVATVLVGCLPSYAMAGMLGPILLIVLRMFQGLAVGGEWGGASLMAVESAPEKWKTFYGGFTQLGNPFGALLSSGAFWVLAAMGDDVLMTWGWRIPFLFSLVLIGVGIWVRLRVEETPVFEDKVEGAEQSTPILYALKFNWWPILLGFGIVAMSSGGYVVATSFVQNYATDPEVGVKAQVILAAMTVASFIEAIVTLPLAWLGDKWGGKTIMYLGIGLSFLTMIPLILAIEGRNVVLIFLLVSLVRLTLSGAWAPLSTLMAQMFKPQARYTSMSLAYGVGAAVWGGLSPAIASGLLAATGSIWSVVAFFGLLSLVAWLGTAFAPQYSDSNGASTPSTNSTIQPIGEK, from the coding sequence ATGTCGTCCACGAATCTGGGCCGGGAGAAGACGCACAAAAAGGCGTTGCGATCAGGTTTCGCCGCTGCCGTCGGCACCACAGTCGAATGGTATGACTTCTATGTGTACGCCACAGCGGCGGCCATTGTCTTTCCGCAGCTGTTCTTCCCGGAGGTCGACAGGTCTCTGGGAACTCTGGCGTCGTTCGGAACGTACGCGGTTGCCTTCTTCATGCGTCCCATCGGCGGTGTTCTCTTCGGTCACATCGGAGACAAGCTCGGTCGTAAGCCCGCACTGACAATTACTCTTATGGTCATGGGCGTGGCCACCGTTCTCGTCGGCTGTTTGCCCAGTTATGCCATGGCGGGAATGCTCGGACCGATACTTCTCATCGTGTTACGGATGTTCCAAGGACTGGCCGTTGGGGGCGAATGGGGCGGCGCCAGCCTTATGGCCGTCGAGAGCGCGCCCGAGAAATGGAAGACCTTCTACGGCGGTTTTACCCAGCTTGGCAACCCGTTCGGTGCTCTCTTGTCGTCGGGAGCCTTCTGGGTGCTCGCAGCCATGGGCGACGATGTGCTCATGACCTGGGGCTGGAGGATTCCTTTCCTCTTCTCCCTGGTGCTTATCGGCGTGGGTATCTGGGTGCGACTCCGGGTCGAAGAGACCCCGGTCTTCGAAGACAAAGTCGAGGGGGCCGAGCAATCGACACCGATTCTTTACGCGCTGAAGTTCAACTGGTGGCCGATTCTGCTCGGCTTCGGAATCGTTGCCATGTCGTCCGGTGGCTACGTCGTGGCGACAAGCTTCGTTCAGAACTACGCCACCGACCCTGAAGTGGGTGTCAAAGCCCAGGTCATCCTCGCAGCCATGACGGTTGCGTCCTTCATCGAAGCCATCGTCACCCTCCCCTTGGCCTGGCTCGGTGACAAATGGGGCGGTAAGACGATCATGTACTTGGGCATAGGGCTGTCATTCCTGACCATGATCCCGCTCATTCTGGCCATCGAGGGCCGGAACGTTGTGCTCATCTTCCTCCTCGTCTCGCTCGTCCGACTGACCCTGTCCGGTGCCTGGGCACCGTTGTCGACCTTGATGGCCCAGATGTTCAAGCCTCAGGCAAGGTACACCTCGATGTCATTGGCCTACGGCGTCGGAGCGGCGGTTTGGGGCGGTCTTTCACCTGCGATTGCAAGCGGACTGCTGGCGGCCACTGGCAGCATCTGGTCGGTCGTCGCTTTCTTCGGACTTCTCTCGCTCGTCGCCTGGCTGGGCACAGCGTTCGCACCCCAGTATTCCGATTCAAACGGCGCCAGCACTCCCTCCACCAATTCGACCATTCAACCCATAGGAGAGAAATGA
- a CDS encoding C-terminal binding protein, with protein MTTTNPIPPVAVYTDVDDTDITPGITLLEEAGFEVRVLGTREPEAIVSGGQGAEVLLPGYSEITRDMIERLPSLKLISLMSMGTDNVDVEAATDHGIFVTNVPGAATEEVATHALSILLAGLRQLPFYTHSANPLDWNDRAPVAPRRLSELTLGVLGLGRIGKKLAHMASPLFAEVIGYDPYLPNTAEVQSDIERLGIRRCELADVRTQADVLCLHLPLSQTTQTMINADFMARMPEKSFLVNVSRGGLIDHSALASALESGHLAGAALDVLDEEPPSGEHPLVGRSEVIITPHIAYYSDRTLIDYVRIQAQNAISFVRTCQPDSPVNAPKPQGFPPHD; from the coding sequence GTGACCACGACGAATCCGATTCCACCAGTTGCTGTCTATACCGATGTCGATGACACGGACATCACCCCGGGCATCACGCTGCTCGAAGAAGCCGGATTCGAGGTCCGGGTACTCGGTACTCGGGAGCCTGAAGCGATCGTCAGTGGTGGACAGGGTGCCGAAGTCCTGCTGCCCGGCTACTCAGAGATCACCCGAGACATGATCGAAAGGCTGCCGAGTCTGAAGCTCATCTCGTTGATGTCCATGGGAACCGACAACGTGGATGTCGAGGCCGCGACCGACCATGGGATCTTTGTGACCAATGTTCCTGGTGCAGCCACGGAAGAAGTCGCGACACATGCTCTGTCCATCCTCCTGGCCGGCCTCCGCCAGTTGCCTTTCTACACGCACTCAGCCAATCCACTGGATTGGAACGATCGGGCACCGGTAGCCCCGCGACGGTTGAGCGAACTGACGCTCGGAGTGCTCGGCCTCGGCCGGATCGGAAAGAAATTGGCACACATGGCGTCTCCGTTGTTCGCCGAGGTCATCGGATACGACCCGTACCTGCCGAACACTGCAGAGGTTCAGTCGGATATTGAACGGCTCGGGATCCGCCGGTGCGAACTGGCAGACGTGCGAACCCAAGCCGATGTGCTCTGTCTACATCTTCCTCTGAGCCAGACCACTCAGACCATGATCAATGCGGATTTCATGGCGCGAATGCCGGAGAAGTCCTTCCTCGTCAACGTTTCCAGGGGAGGCCTCATCGATCACTCGGCGCTTGCCTCCGCACTCGAATCCGGGCATCTGGCCGGCGCAGCACTCGATGTACTCGATGAAGAGCCGCCTTCTGGCGAGCATCCGCTCGTGGGTCGAAGCGAGGTCATCATCACTCCGCATATCGCCTACTACTCCGATCGAACGCTCATTGACTATGTGCGAATTCAGGCTCAGAACGCGATCAGCTTTGTTCGGACCTGCCAACCCGATTCACCGGTAAATGCCCCGAAGCCCCAGGGTTTTCCTCCACACGACTGA
- a CDS encoding amidohydrolase encodes MRRLATFDDRNSEPTIITAGHIHTIDDDKPDAEAMFVAGGKIEAVGTLTEVEQAAAGYEPVRVERPEATIVPGFVDAHAHPLMYGQLLTWIDITPGNAGSIPEIIELMRRGADKLPAGVPIRGFGYEQRNLVERRHPTKEELDQIAADREVYIMNASGHGGVVNSFTFEKFGITKDTPNPEGGEFFRDSDGELTGELSDAACNVLTGLHGVKIGHHGPNFHLGDEPAEHQRQLNLVQREFLAGGVTALGDAQVSKREFAAYLEMIDRGTLEIRVSMYFLSHLLDQVIDLGLTGPFGNAFLSVAGIKLYADGTLGGWTAYFPEGYVGDPCRTGQLYHDPREYSELVSKAHSNGLQTATHAQSPTAIAMVVDAIEQALADRPDPDARHRIEHCGLPTPEDITRMSELGIRPVNQTQHYYNWGEGVEQAIGTPGERFNPLGEFLAANVPTTISSDAPVAEPRPLEAIQAAVTRVTRRGAKLGPDSLRITAAEALKAHTLEGAKSLGREDEFGTLTAGKRADFVILGDDPLLVDPAEIARIPVLETWVDGRRRHQSEEV; translated from the coding sequence ATGCGTAGGCTCGCCACATTCGACGATCGCAACTCTGAACCGACGATCATCACGGCCGGACATATTCACACCATCGACGATGACAAGCCGGACGCCGAAGCCATGTTCGTCGCAGGGGGCAAAATCGAAGCGGTCGGAACCCTGACCGAGGTGGAGCAGGCTGCAGCAGGATACGAACCCGTCCGCGTCGAGCGCCCAGAAGCGACGATCGTCCCCGGATTCGTCGATGCGCACGCACACCCACTCATGTACGGACAGTTGCTGACATGGATTGACATCACTCCCGGCAACGCCGGGTCGATCCCCGAAATCATCGAGCTCATGCGTCGGGGCGCAGATAAGCTGCCCGCGGGGGTGCCGATCCGCGGCTTCGGATACGAACAACGGAACCTCGTCGAACGTCGACACCCCACTAAGGAGGAACTCGACCAGATCGCCGCGGACCGTGAGGTTTACATCATGAATGCCTCCGGGCACGGCGGAGTCGTGAATTCTTTCACCTTCGAGAAATTCGGGATCACCAAGGACACCCCCAACCCCGAGGGCGGAGAATTCTTCCGTGATTCGGACGGCGAACTGACCGGTGAGCTTTCCGATGCGGCGTGCAACGTGCTCACGGGCCTGCACGGGGTCAAAATAGGTCATCACGGGCCCAATTTCCATCTTGGCGACGAACCGGCCGAGCATCAGCGGCAACTCAACTTGGTACAGCGTGAATTCCTCGCAGGCGGAGTCACCGCGCTTGGAGACGCACAAGTGTCCAAACGAGAATTTGCAGCCTACCTCGAGATGATTGATCGGGGTACGCTCGAGATTCGCGTATCCATGTATTTCCTCTCCCATCTCCTCGACCAGGTCATCGACCTCGGCCTGACCGGGCCCTTCGGGAATGCCTTCCTGTCCGTGGCGGGTATCAAACTCTATGCCGACGGCACACTGGGCGGCTGGACCGCATATTTCCCTGAAGGATACGTAGGTGATCCTTGCCGCACCGGTCAGCTTTATCATGATCCGCGCGAATACAGTGAATTGGTGTCCAAGGCGCACTCCAACGGATTGCAGACCGCCACGCATGCGCAATCGCCGACGGCGATCGCCATGGTCGTTGATGCTATCGAACAGGCTCTCGCAGATCGCCCGGACCCCGATGCACGGCACAGGATTGAACACTGCGGATTGCCCACTCCGGAGGACATCACCAGGATGTCCGAACTCGGTATCCGCCCCGTCAACCAGACACAGCACTATTACAACTGGGGAGAGGGCGTCGAACAAGCGATCGGGACCCCCGGCGAGCGCTTCAACCCTCTGGGCGAATTTCTCGCAGCCAATGTCCCAACCACTATTTCCTCCGACGCCCCTGTTGCAGAACCTCGTCCGCTCGAGGCGATCCAGGCCGCAGTCACTCGGGTGACGCGACGGGGTGCAAAACTCGGGCCTGACTCCCTCAGAATCACGGCCGCCGAAGCGTTGAAGGCTCATACTCTCGAAGGGGCAAAGAGCCTGGGACGCGAGGACGAGTTCGGGACGCTCACCGCCGGGAAGCGCGCCGACTTCGTCATTCTCGGAGACGACCCATTGCTCGTCGATCCGGCAGAGATCGCAAGAATCCCTGTACTGGAAACCTGGGTTGATGGTCGGCGCCGTCATCAGTCGGAAGAGGTCTGA
- a CDS encoding amidohydrolase — MSPMHTSAKETARTWIDEHLDELLEWHTHIWELAEPAWREYRSQRWYVELLQDEGFEVEDGSAGMPTAFSAVWSNGEGPRLLTYAEYDAVPGNNQAARTTEAPREGLSRFSPGHTDPHSALGISTLAGLLATKHAMEVHQIHGTLKYTGEPAEKMHGSKVVHGLRGYYDDVDAIVSFHPFYMLPLCNTARWDTHCGAYYSKVYSFVCDHPETWQISTADPNSPIPASHSAARAPGANVALSQMYTASRTMLDSMLPATGGWSFSDAILSDGQATADNLPQRVARLQFSWRTPDIEMAEHILAVLDRNAAAAAVMAHCELEERWVARSRPGRTNHVLAQALYENLEQVGPPSYGPEAVAVAHKIQKSLGLEPMDRPFLDKTEQLIEPAEAERLLREQMPAWQRNWTSDDYVEMSHYAPLVRFYVSRPTLATAKGGGQYPAWVMNALGGIPETIAPTIVTAGKTVAGTFLDLFDRPEILEEARAEFDRRTEEKPMPALLPKDFEAPIELPWPDYSVRANARQW; from the coding sequence ATGTCACCCATGCACACCTCTGCCAAGGAGACCGCTCGTACCTGGATTGACGAGCACCTCGACGAACTCCTCGAATGGCACACGCACATCTGGGAACTGGCCGAGCCTGCATGGCGCGAATACAGGTCCCAGCGTTGGTACGTCGAGCTCCTACAGGATGAAGGCTTCGAGGTCGAGGACGGATCGGCAGGAATGCCGACGGCATTTTCCGCGGTGTGGTCAAACGGAGAAGGACCCAGACTCCTGACGTACGCCGAGTACGATGCCGTGCCGGGAAACAACCAGGCTGCCAGGACAACGGAAGCTCCGCGCGAGGGTCTGAGCCGGTTCTCTCCGGGCCACACGGACCCGCATTCGGCCCTAGGGATCTCTACACTGGCAGGTTTATTGGCCACCAAACACGCCATGGAGGTCCATCAGATCCACGGAACTCTGAAATACACGGGCGAGCCCGCAGAGAAAATGCACGGTTCAAAGGTCGTCCACGGTCTACGGGGCTACTACGACGACGTCGACGCCATCGTCTCGTTCCACCCCTTCTACATGCTTCCCCTGTGCAACACCGCTCGATGGGACACCCACTGCGGGGCCTACTACTCCAAGGTCTACAGCTTCGTCTGCGATCACCCCGAAACCTGGCAGATTTCGACGGCGGATCCGAACTCGCCCATTCCAGCGTCACACTCCGCTGCTCGGGCGCCGGGAGCAAATGTAGCGCTGTCACAGATGTACACCGCATCCCGGACCATGCTCGATTCGATGCTTCCGGCCACCGGAGGCTGGAGCTTCTCCGATGCGATCCTCAGCGATGGGCAGGCCACAGCGGACAATCTGCCTCAGCGAGTAGCACGACTCCAGTTCTCCTGGCGCACACCCGACATCGAAATGGCCGAACATATCCTTGCAGTGCTCGACCGCAATGCAGCGGCGGCGGCGGTAATGGCCCATTGCGAACTTGAGGAGAGGTGGGTTGCAAGAAGCCGCCCAGGACGAACGAATCATGTCCTGGCACAGGCGCTGTATGAGAACCTCGAACAGGTCGGTCCACCTTCCTACGGTCCCGAAGCGGTCGCGGTGGCACATAAGATTCAGAAGAGCCTGGGCCTCGAACCCATGGATCGTCCGTTCCTCGACAAGACCGAACAGCTCATCGAACCGGCCGAGGCGGAACGGTTGCTTCGTGAGCAGATGCCGGCTTGGCAACGGAATTGGACAAGCGATGACTACGTCGAAATGTCGCATTACGCCCCGCTTGTGCGTTTTTATGTTTCTCGCCCGACCCTCGCGACAGCGAAAGGCGGAGGCCAATACCCGGCGTGGGTGATGAACGCTCTCGGTGGGATCCCCGAAACGATAGCCCCGACGATCGTCACTGCGGGAAAGACCGTCGCCGGTACATTCCTCGATCTGTTCGACCGGCCGGAAATCCTCGAAGAGGCGAGAGCTGAATTCGACCGACGAACCGAAGAGAAACCGATGCCCGCATTGCTGCCGAAAGATTTCGAGGCGCCGATCGAACTTCCCTGGCCGGACTACTCGGTGCGCGCAAATGCCCGACAATGGTGA